Proteins from a single region of Fodinibius sp. Rm-B-1B1-1:
- a CDS encoding HU family DNA-binding protein, which produces MTKADIVDVIASSTGLTKVETEAVVNGFMETVIDAMERGEHIELRGFGTFKVVKRAQRVARNPKTNEEVIVPEQYVPVLKMSKDFKESVNESIMEDEDE; this is translated from the coding sequence ATGACAAAAGCAGATATTGTTGATGTGATTGCATCTTCAACGGGACTTACGAAGGTTGAAACCGAGGCTGTTGTGAACGGTTTTATGGAAACAGTGATTGATGCCATGGAGAGAGGAGAACATATTGAATTACGAGGATTTGGAACATTTAAGGTCGTTAAAAGAGCTCAGCGTGTAGCGCGTAACCCAAAAACGAATGAAGAAGTTATTGTCCCCGAGCAATATGTGCCGGTTCTAAAAATGTCGAAAGATTTTAAGGAATCGGTTAATGAATCTATAATGGAAGATGAAGATGAGTAA